Proteins encoded within one genomic window of Couchioplanes caeruleus:
- the eccD gene encoding type VII secretion integral membrane protein EccD: MTSAISDDLCRITVNGPDKRVDLVVPSSTTVAALLPVLLWHTVELNASDGHRPDGTWVLQRLGGRPFDPTGTPESLDWLEGEEFHLRPAAEPLPELDFDDLADGIATTVNKRPDRWQPHYRRYLFLALSQLALALLTATVVAGYAGAALAGVGFGLAGLLAAAAVVAGRQAGDAGLPFVFATSAYGCAAVVALTLADGVAGAPSLREPGLAMAAVAGLAVAAPLVVVQRLWARALPYPVLLGLLVVAAETVVITWLHRTFGLSWPGAAGLSASVLFGVVVFAPKIVLRSAHLRGPQLPKTGEELQFDTEPHEADDVHRRANDADRYLSVATVTAAVVLSVLFWLAMAEPGWAGWLFVLVLASALLLRARAFLGVWQRVSLTAAGATGMILVIVHWSRTATPGRLIVILCGLALLVAAFVMAALRPWPRRLLPVWEFTATILDVATGLAVLPIALQLLHTYAWARGLVG, from the coding sequence ATGACCAGCGCGATCAGTGACGACCTGTGCCGCATCACCGTGAACGGCCCGGACAAGCGCGTCGACCTCGTGGTGCCCTCGTCGACGACGGTTGCCGCCCTGCTGCCGGTGCTGCTCTGGCACACGGTCGAGCTCAACGCCTCCGACGGGCACCGCCCCGACGGCACCTGGGTGTTGCAGCGCCTCGGCGGCAGGCCGTTCGATCCGACCGGCACCCCGGAGTCCCTCGACTGGCTGGAGGGTGAGGAGTTCCACCTCCGGCCGGCCGCCGAGCCCCTGCCGGAGCTCGACTTCGACGATCTCGCCGATGGTATCGCCACCACCGTCAACAAGCGGCCGGACCGCTGGCAGCCGCACTACCGCAGATATCTGTTCCTCGCGCTGTCGCAGCTCGCGCTGGCCCTGCTGACGGCCACCGTCGTCGCGGGCTACGCCGGCGCGGCGCTGGCCGGCGTCGGCTTCGGCCTCGCGGGCCTGCTCGCCGCGGCCGCCGTGGTGGCCGGGCGGCAGGCCGGCGATGCCGGGCTCCCGTTCGTCTTCGCCACGTCCGCGTACGGGTGTGCCGCCGTGGTCGCCCTCACCCTCGCCGACGGGGTGGCCGGCGCACCGTCGCTGCGCGAGCCGGGCCTGGCGATGGCCGCGGTGGCCGGGCTGGCCGTGGCGGCGCCGCTGGTCGTGGTGCAGCGGCTGTGGGCGCGGGCGCTGCCGTACCCGGTGCTGCTGGGCCTGCTCGTCGTTGCGGCGGAGACCGTCGTGATCACCTGGCTGCACCGGACGTTCGGCCTCTCCTGGCCGGGCGCCGCGGGCCTGTCCGCGTCCGTGCTGTTCGGCGTCGTCGTGTTCGCGCCGAAGATCGTGCTGCGCTCGGCGCACCTGCGCGGGCCGCAACTGCCCAAGACCGGGGAGGAACTGCAGTTCGACACCGAGCCGCATGAGGCCGATGACGTGCACCGCCGGGCCAACGACGCGGACCGCTACCTCAGCGTCGCCACGGTGACGGCCGCGGTGGTCCTGTCGGTCCTCTTCTGGCTGGCGATGGCGGAGCCGGGCTGGGCCGGGTGGCTGTTCGTCCTGGTGCTGGCGAGCGCCCTGCTGCTGCGGGCCCGGGCGTTCCTGGGCGTCTGGCAGCGCGTGTCGCTCACCGCCGCCGGTGCGACCGGCATGATCCTGGTGATCGTTCACTGGTCGCGCACCGCCACACCCGGCCGGCTCATCGTCATCCTCTGCGGGCTGGCCCTGCTGGTGGCGGCCTTCGTGATGGCGGCGCTACGTCCCTGGCCCCGGCGGCTGCTGCCGGTGTGGGAGTTCACCGCAACCATTCTCGACGTGGCTACCGGCCTGGCGGTGCTCCCGATCGCCCTGCAGTTGCTCCACACGTACGCGTGGGCGCGCGGATTGGTGGGCTGA